The proteins below come from a single Pseudomonas chlororaphis genomic window:
- a CDS encoding amino acid ABC transporter substrate-binding protein → MKLQPLLALGLTLLAASSQAFAGATLDRIEQKKELVGVLMESYPPFSFLNEQNQLDGFDVDVAKAVAEKLGVKLRLETPSWDVIAAGHWSGRYDICICSMTPSKARAEVFDFPVQYYASPAVIVVNAKDDSIHGAKDLSGKKVGLTSASSYESYLNKNLVIEGAEDTQLSYPFDNVQIAPYDTDNVAFQDLGLGAGVRLDAVLTNLVTAQPRLTQDKRFKLAGEALYAEPNSVAIEKGDAQWDAKVREVFTQLKQDGTLSKLSQKWIGADITQ, encoded by the coding sequence ATGAAACTTCAACCTTTGTTGGCCCTGGGCCTGACCTTACTGGCCGCTTCATCGCAGGCGTTCGCCGGCGCCACCCTGGACCGCATCGAACAGAAAAAAGAGCTGGTCGGCGTGTTGATGGAAAGCTATCCACCCTTCTCGTTCCTGAACGAACAGAACCAGCTCGACGGTTTCGACGTGGACGTCGCCAAGGCCGTGGCCGAGAAACTGGGCGTGAAGCTGCGCCTGGAAACACCGTCCTGGGACGTGATCGCGGCCGGACACTGGAGCGGCCGGTATGACATCTGCATCTGCTCCATGACCCCGAGCAAGGCGCGCGCCGAGGTGTTCGACTTCCCGGTGCAGTACTACGCCTCGCCGGCGGTGATCGTGGTCAACGCCAAGGACGACAGCATCCATGGCGCCAAGGACCTGAGCGGCAAGAAAGTCGGCCTCACCAGCGCCTCCAGCTACGAAAGCTACCTGAACAAGAACCTGGTGATCGAAGGCGCCGAAGACACCCAGTTGAGCTACCCCTTCGACAATGTCCAGATCGCCCCGTACGACACCGACAACGTCGCGTTCCAGGACCTGGGCCTGGGTGCCGGCGTGCGCTTGGACGCGGTGCTGACCAACCTGGTGACCGCACAGCCACGCCTGACGCAGGACAAGCGCTTCAAACTGGCCGGCGAAGCGCTGTACGCCGAACCGAACTCGGTGGCCATCGAAAAAGGCGATGCCCAGTGGGACGCCAAGGTGCGTGAAGTCTTCACCCAGTTGAAACAGGACGGCACCTTGAGCAAACTCTCGCAGAAATGGATCGGCGCCGACATCACTCAATGA
- a CDS encoding autotransporter, with product MPIQPLYAPHCLALAIALALGHADVSMAQSTAEGVASPASETAAQMQARLKAFANAPLTHRDKITQEVTLEKGDDNDWVIVSDGGKLIGPSEGGGGINVLQLDTGAGGLLDEVRNFQDLHVRQGEWTNTVRFDGKSLVEPKASLINTGHMGGEVQVLGKFDNSGTVEGPVFVKAKGRFSGAGTVESLNVAGELVVNPQNGAPTVIRNLALSKSATLVYGVNPEGGSATIKVGGVATLGNATLKVVTAPGEYVGSRQHVVIDAKQVVGKFAKVDSDLAFMTVTPDYSAETQVSLTYARNDVPVIQAATTENGQSFVEAIEDLQQVKPTAPEPVAVPSVAQAAVQPETAATAAPLIEPLQTTAQASVAPAQTDTPESKPNTAINALLGTNLTIAAGAIDQLAGYDAADLGSATLSSIAPISTGMLAAMGQNTLQGTDGNGQVWIQAIGNSGRIGKHLDDYALKHSTTGVLLGTDWAISPTWRLGIAGGKSETRLDGHRFDGRLDSWHVGAYALRQDGPLALRLGAVYGSHDGGTKRHVAFNGFSDRLKGRYDATTQQVFGQVGYNLDIGHFDVEPYVQVGYQRYQRDDFREKGGDAALHYERQAQDHYNSDLGLHLTRPFVLDQGARLTPRLSVGWKHTYGDLSGHSRQRLVSGGKTYTVDGIELDRDSLLLEAGLDLTVSPRHTVGLSYKGETGQDNRNGAVMGQWRMMF from the coding sequence ATGCCTATCCAACCTTTGTACGCTCCCCACTGCCTTGCGCTGGCGATTGCCCTGGCGCTCGGCCACGCCGACGTTTCAATGGCTCAATCAACCGCCGAAGGCGTTGCGTCGCCAGCCTCCGAAACCGCCGCCCAGATGCAGGCTCGCCTCAAGGCCTTCGCCAATGCGCCGCTCACACACCGCGACAAGATCACCCAAGAGGTCACCCTGGAAAAAGGCGACGACAACGATTGGGTCATCGTGAGCGACGGCGGCAAACTCATCGGCCCGAGCGAGGGTGGAGGCGGCATCAACGTCTTGCAACTGGATACCGGCGCGGGAGGCCTGCTGGACGAAGTCCGAAACTTCCAGGACTTGCATGTCAGACAGGGAGAATGGACGAACACCGTGAGGTTCGACGGCAAAAGCCTGGTCGAACCGAAAGCCAGCCTGATCAACACCGGGCATATGGGCGGCGAGGTACAGGTGCTGGGCAAGTTTGATAACTCAGGCACTGTGGAGGGGCCTGTGTTCGTGAAGGCCAAAGGCAGGTTCAGCGGCGCCGGAACGGTCGAATCGCTGAACGTAGCGGGTGAGCTGGTGGTCAACCCGCAGAACGGCGCCCCAACGGTTATCAGGAACCTGGCGCTGTCGAAGAGCGCAACCCTGGTCTATGGCGTCAACCCCGAGGGTGGCAGCGCCACGATCAAGGTCGGTGGTGTCGCGACACTGGGCAACGCGACCCTGAAGGTCGTCACCGCACCGGGCGAATACGTGGGCAGCCGCCAGCATGTGGTGATCGATGCGAAGCAGGTCGTGGGGAAATTCGCAAAGGTAGACAGCGACCTGGCATTCATGACGGTGACACCTGACTACTCTGCCGAAACCCAAGTCAGCCTGACCTATGCTCGTAACGACGTACCGGTCATACAGGCCGCGACGACTGAAAACGGGCAATCGTTTGTGGAGGCTATTGAAGACCTGCAGCAGGTCAAGCCGACAGCACCCGAGCCTGTCGCAGTGCCCAGCGTTGCCCAGGCGGCGGTCCAGCCGGAAACGGCCGCAACGGCAGCCCCACTCATCGAACCCTTGCAAACAACCGCTCAAGCGTCCGTCGCCCCAGCACAGACAGACACCCCGGAGTCAAAACCCAACACCGCCATCAACGCCCTGCTCGGTACCAACCTGACGATCGCTGCCGGCGCCATCGATCAGTTGGCGGGCTATGACGCGGCAGACTTGGGCAGCGCCACCCTGAGCAGCATCGCCCCCATCAGCACCGGGATGCTCGCGGCCATGGGCCAGAACACTCTGCAAGGCACCGATGGCAACGGCCAGGTCTGGATCCAGGCCATTGGCAACAGCGGCCGCATCGGCAAGCACCTGGATGACTACGCCCTGAAGCATTCGACTACAGGCGTGCTGTTGGGGACCGATTGGGCAATCAGCCCGACTTGGCGGCTGGGAATCGCCGGTGGCAAGAGCGAGACGCGGCTGGACGGTCATCGATTCGATGGCCGGCTCGACAGCTGGCACGTGGGCGCCTACGCCCTGCGTCAGGACGGACCGCTGGCGCTGCGCCTGGGCGCGGTGTATGGCAGCCACGACGGCGGCACCAAGCGCCACGTTGCCTTCAACGGTTTCAGCGATCGCCTCAAGGGGCGGTACGATGCCACGACACAGCAGGTCTTTGGGCAAGTCGGCTACAACCTGGATATCGGCCATTTCGATGTCGAGCCCTATGTCCAAGTGGGTTACCAGCGCTACCAACGCGATGACTTCAGAGAGAAAGGCGGTGACGCCGCGCTGCATTACGAGCGCCAGGCCCAAGACCATTACAACAGTGACCTGGGCCTGCACCTGACCCGCCCCTTCGTGCTTGACCAGGGCGCGCGGCTGACACCCCGCCTGAGCGTCGGCTGGAAGCACACCTATGGCGACCTGAGCGGCCACTCCCGTCAACGCCTGGTCAGTGGCGGCAAGACCTACACCGTCGACGGCATCGAGTTGGACCGCGATAGCCTGCTCCTGGAAGCTGGGCTGGACCTGACGGTTTCGCCACGCCACACAGTGGGGCTCAGTTACAAAGGTGAAACCGGCCAGGACAACCGCAACGGTGCAGTAATGGGGCAATGGCGAATGATGTTCTGA
- a CDS encoding DNA-binding protein, which produces MQVFDASSMLYAWDNYPIAQFPGLWAWMADRVMQGVIRMSEIAAEEVGHKAPECVTWLKDAGLQKMPVTEAILLEAFRIKGLLEIEEDKYGAGVDENDLYIIATAKLHGCELVTDEAFQPSANKLKRNWKIPAVCNMESVQTPWINFLDYIKRSQAVFG; this is translated from the coding sequence ATGCAGGTGTTTGATGCCTCATCCATGCTTTACGCATGGGATAACTACCCTATCGCGCAGTTTCCGGGTCTTTGGGCATGGATGGCGGATCGAGTGATGCAAGGGGTGATTCGGATGTCCGAGATTGCCGCCGAAGAGGTTGGACACAAAGCACCGGAGTGCGTGACTTGGCTGAAGGATGCAGGTCTGCAAAAGATGCCCGTGACCGAGGCGATCCTGTTGGAAGCCTTTCGCATCAAGGGATTGCTCGAGATCGAAGAAGACAAATACGGTGCTGGGGTTGATGAAAACGATCTATACATCATTGCCACCGCGAAGCTACATGGCTGCGAGTTAGTCACGGATGAGGCGTTTCAACCTTCCGCGAACAAGCTCAAACGCAATTGGAAGATTCCTGCTGTTTGCAATATGGAAAGTGTGCAAACCCCCTGGATCAACTTCCTCGACTACATCAAGCGATCACAAGCGGTTTTCGGATGA
- a CDS encoding amino acid ABC transporter permease, translating into MTSFPSPSRPPQPVAESRLQKIFGFRTRLYLTWATMLVLFASFFLSFDLKFSIILDKLPNLLGLHLAPNGFLQGAVLTLFLCLCSIVASSLLGFITALARLSSSAVAFGIASFYASFFRGTPLLIQILLIYLGLPQLGVVPGAVTAGIIALSLNYGAYLSEIFRAGIVGVPHGQREASLALGLSETVMFWRVTLPQAMRTIIPPTTNQFISMLKDSSLISVMGVWEVMFLAQSYGRSSYRYIEMLTTAAIIYWLMSVALELIQARMERHYGKAYLKRG; encoded by the coding sequence ATGACCTCTTTCCCGTCCCCTTCTCGGCCACCGCAACCGGTGGCCGAGTCGCGTCTGCAGAAAATCTTCGGTTTCCGCACCCGGCTATACCTGACCTGGGCCACGATGCTGGTGCTGTTCGCAAGCTTCTTCCTGAGCTTCGACCTGAAGTTTTCCATCATCCTCGACAAACTGCCGAACCTGCTGGGGCTGCACCTGGCCCCCAACGGTTTCCTGCAAGGGGCGGTGCTGACGCTGTTTCTGTGCCTGTGTTCGATCGTCGCCTCGTCGTTGCTCGGCTTCATCACCGCCCTGGCGCGCCTGTCCAGCAGTGCGGTGGCGTTCGGCATCGCCAGTTTCTATGCGTCGTTCTTTCGTGGTACGCCGCTGCTGATCCAGATCCTGCTGATTTACCTGGGCCTGCCACAACTGGGCGTGGTGCCCGGCGCCGTCACCGCCGGGATCATCGCCCTGTCGCTGAACTACGGCGCCTACCTGAGTGAAATCTTCCGCGCCGGCATCGTGGGCGTTCCCCACGGCCAGCGTGAAGCGTCCCTGGCGCTGGGCTTGAGTGAAACCGTGATGTTCTGGCGCGTCACCCTGCCCCAGGCCATGCGCACCATCATCCCGCCCACCACCAACCAGTTCATCTCCATGCTCAAGGACTCCTCCCTGATCTCGGTGATGGGCGTCTGGGAAGTGATGTTCCTGGCGCAGTCCTACGGGCGCTCCAGTTATCGCTACATCGAAATGCTCACCACGGCAGCGATCATCTACTGGCTGATGTCCGTCGCGCTGGAACTGATCCAGGCGCGGATGGAACGGCATTATGGGAAGGCGTATCTCAAGCGCGGTTGA
- a CDS encoding acetylpolyamine aminohydrolase, giving the protein MLTIYSDDHHLHHGRCELMDGQLMPCFEMPSRADHVLERVKARALGPVEAPRDFGLGPIQRIHSAAYLAFFKGAWERWAAFNREGDLLPYTWPARTLRTVMPTSLHGQLGYYSFDGGAPITAGTWQAAYSAAQVALTAQADIQAGARSAFALCRPPGHHAAGDLMGGYCYLNNAAIAAQAFLDQGHRKVAILDVDYHHGNGTQSIFYGRSDVLFASIHGHPEAEFPFFLGYADEHGEGDGEGFNFNYPLPAGSGWDTWSAALEQACGEIRGYDADVIVVSLGVDTFKDDPISQFKLDSPDYLAMGKRIAALGKPTLFVMEGGYAVAEIGINAVNVLEGFQSAQ; this is encoded by the coding sequence ATGCTGACGATCTATTCCGACGATCACCACCTGCATCACGGCCGCTGTGAGTTGATGGATGGGCAGTTGATGCCCTGTTTCGAGATGCCTTCGCGGGCCGATCATGTGCTGGAGCGAGTCAAGGCGCGGGCGTTGGGCCCGGTCGAGGCACCACGGGATTTTGGTCTCGGGCCGATCCAGCGTATCCACAGCGCGGCGTACCTGGCGTTTTTCAAAGGGGCCTGGGAGCGCTGGGCCGCGTTCAATCGCGAGGGGGATCTGTTGCCCTACACCTGGCCGGCGCGGACGTTGCGCACGGTCATGCCGACCAGCCTGCACGGCCAGCTCGGCTATTACAGTTTCGATGGCGGCGCGCCGATCACTGCCGGCACCTGGCAAGCGGCCTACAGCGCCGCCCAGGTGGCCCTGACCGCCCAGGCCGACATTCAGGCCGGCGCCCGCAGTGCGTTTGCGTTGTGCCGCCCGCCGGGGCATCACGCCGCCGGTGACTTGATGGGCGGTTATTGCTACCTCAACAACGCCGCCATCGCCGCCCAGGCCTTTCTAGACCAGGGTCATCGCAAGGTCGCCATCCTCGATGTGGATTACCACCACGGCAATGGCACCCAGTCGATTTTCTACGGGCGCAGCGACGTGTTGTTCGCCTCGATCCACGGCCATCCAGAGGCGGAGTTTCCGTTTTTCCTGGGTTACGCCGACGAGCACGGCGAGGGCGACGGTGAAGGTTTCAACTTCAACTATCCTTTGCCGGCCGGCTCGGGCTGGGACACCTGGAGCGCGGCGCTGGAGCAGGCCTGTGGCGAAATCCGTGGCTACGACGCCGATGTGATTGTCGTGTCCCTGGGTGTGGACACGTTCAAGGACGACCCGATCTCCCAATTCAAGCTCGACAGCCCGGATTACCTGGCGATGGGCAAACGCATCGCCGCACTCGGCAAGCCGACCCTGTTCGTGATGGAAGGCGGGTACGCGGTGGCAGAAATCGGCATCAATGCCGTGAATGTCCTTGAAGGTTTCCAAAGCGCCCAATGA
- a CDS encoding ABC transporter substrate-binding protein gives MSRLKRLMVPALCAALFGGAVHAEERTLRVYNWFDYITPKALEDFKAQHSQVKLVYDIFDTNEALEAKLLTGNSGYDVVVPSNVFLAKQIEAGVFQPLDRSKLPNWNHLDPKLMKLIEANDPGNQFAVPYMYGTILIGFNPDKVKAALGDSAPVNSWDLIFKEENISKLKQCGVALLDSPSEILPLALQHLGLDPNSKKPADYAKAEALLMKIRPYITYFHSSKYMADIANGDICVAVGYSGSFSQAANRAKDAKNGVVVDMRLPKEGAPIWFDMLAIPKGAKNPEDAYTFINYLLQPQVIAPVSDFVGYPNPNKDATEMVDPAIRQNPNLYPTEAAMATLYTLQPLPRDAERARTRAWTRIKSGQ, from the coding sequence ATGAGCAGACTCAAGCGTTTGATGGTTCCAGCCCTGTGTGCTGCGCTGTTCGGCGGCGCGGTACACGCCGAAGAGCGGACCCTGCGGGTCTACAACTGGTTCGACTACATCACGCCCAAGGCGCTGGAGGATTTCAAGGCGCAGCACAGCCAGGTCAAGCTGGTCTATGACATCTTCGACACCAACGAGGCCCTGGAAGCCAAGCTGCTGACCGGTAACTCGGGTTACGACGTGGTGGTGCCGTCCAATGTTTTCCTGGCCAAGCAGATCGAAGCCGGGGTGTTCCAGCCCCTGGACCGCAGCAAGCTGCCGAACTGGAATCACCTCGATCCCAAGCTGATGAAGCTGATCGAAGCCAACGACCCGGGCAACCAATTCGCCGTGCCCTACATGTACGGCACCATTCTGATCGGCTTCAACCCGGACAAGGTCAAGGCCGCCCTGGGTGACAGCGCGCCGGTGAACAGTTGGGACCTGATCTTCAAGGAAGAGAACATCAGCAAGCTCAAGCAATGTGGCGTGGCGCTGCTCGATTCGCCATCGGAAATCCTGCCCCTGGCCTTGCAGCACCTGGGACTGGACCCCAACAGCAAGAAGCCGGCGGACTACGCCAAGGCCGAAGCACTGTTGATGAAGATCCGTCCGTACATCACCTATTTCCACTCGTCCAAGTACATGGCCGACATCGCCAATGGCGACATCTGCGTGGCGGTCGGTTACTCCGGCAGCTTCTCCCAGGCGGCCAACCGGGCCAAGGATGCCAAGAACGGCGTTGTCGTGGACATGCGCTTGCCCAAGGAAGGCGCGCCGATCTGGTTCGACATGCTCGCCATCCCCAAGGGGGCGAAGAACCCGGAAGATGCCTACACCTTCATCAACTATCTGCTGCAACCACAGGTAATCGCCCCGGTCAGCGACTTCGTCGGTTACCCGAACCCGAACAAGGACGCCACGGAAATGGTCGACCCGGCGATCCGCCAAAACCCCAACCTGTACCCGACCGAAGCGGCCATGGCCACGCTGTATACGTTGCAACCCTTGCCACGGGACGCCGAACGGGCGCGCACGCGGGCTTGGACGAGGATCAAGTCGGGTCAATAG
- a CDS encoding GntR family transcriptional regulator, which yields MSNAVPPLSFNPAGIELDRRQGLSRQLYQALRARVLDGRLASGTRLPASRDLAAALSISRNSVVRAYDQLYAEGFIEGRVGDGTYVAQLSSPELGWPLREQARSHNGTRAFEKEPAPKNISTKVSTGLSTGLSTGLSTDWLDLPVLPSSKVIHSGGLERVEKHHLAQPPSGPPRAFRVGVPAFDLFPFDVWAKLNAAFWRKPDLQQLCYGDSQGDARLRGLIAAYLRSSRGLSCTAEQIVITSGAQQGISLCAQLLVDPGDVVAVENPGYRAAGHAFSVAGADVRGVAVDGDGLDCTALSALSHCRLAYVTPSHQYPTGVVMSLARRLELLAWAERNDGWIVEDDYDGEYRYSGAPLAPLAALDRQGRVLYVGTFGKVAFPALRLGYLVLPAGLVDAFARRRAVDVRHSEVSTQAVMAEFMAAGHFQRHIRRMRRAALARRDALLAGWPKGIPGVGTLPTVVAGLHVTVPVESLARERELIAQATAAGVEVNGLSSYWLPSSTTPIHGGLVLGFAAVPPAAIATALASLAQAWKP from the coding sequence ATGAGCAACGCCGTACCGCCGCTGTCGTTCAATCCGGCCGGCATCGAGCTGGATCGCCGCCAGGGGCTCAGCCGCCAGCTCTACCAGGCGTTGCGGGCGCGGGTGCTGGACGGACGCCTGGCCAGCGGCACGCGCCTGCCGGCCAGCCGCGACCTGGCGGCGGCCTTGTCGATTTCCCGCAACAGCGTGGTACGGGCCTACGATCAGTTGTACGCCGAGGGATTCATCGAGGGGCGGGTGGGGGACGGTACCTATGTGGCGCAGTTGTCCTCGCCGGAATTGGGATGGCCGCTTCGCGAGCAAGCTCGCTCCCACAATGGAACGCGTGCCTTCGAGAAAGAGCCCGCGCCGAAAAACATATCCACAAAAGTATCCACAGGGTTGTCAACAGGCTTATCCACGGGTTTATCCACAGATTGGCTGGATTTACCTGTGCTTCCATCCAGTAAAGTTATCCACAGTGGTGGATTGGAGCGGGTCGAAAAGCACCATTTGGCCCAGCCTCCCAGCGGTCCGCCGCGGGCGTTTCGGGTGGGTGTCCCGGCGTTCGACCTGTTCCCGTTCGACGTCTGGGCCAAGCTGAATGCGGCTTTCTGGCGCAAGCCCGACCTGCAACAGCTGTGCTACGGCGACTCCCAGGGGGATGCGCGCTTGCGCGGCCTGATCGCGGCCTACCTGCGCAGCTCTCGCGGCTTGTCGTGCACCGCTGAACAAATTGTGATCACCAGTGGCGCGCAGCAGGGGATCAGCCTTTGTGCACAGTTGCTGGTGGACCCTGGCGACGTCGTGGCGGTGGAAAACCCGGGCTATCGTGCGGCCGGGCATGCGTTCTCCGTGGCCGGTGCCGATGTGAGGGGCGTAGCAGTGGATGGCGATGGCCTGGATTGCACGGCGCTCAGTGCGTTGAGCCATTGCCGGCTGGCCTACGTGACGCCGTCCCATCAATACCCGACCGGGGTCGTCATGAGCCTTGCGCGGCGCCTGGAGCTGTTGGCTTGGGCCGAACGCAACGACGGCTGGATCGTCGAGGACGACTATGACGGCGAGTACCGCTACAGCGGCGCGCCGCTGGCGCCGTTGGCGGCCCTGGATCGCCAAGGGCGCGTGCTCTATGTCGGGACGTTCGGCAAAGTGGCGTTCCCGGCCCTGCGCCTCGGTTATCTGGTGCTACCTGCGGGTTTGGTCGATGCCTTCGCCCGGCGTCGGGCCGTGGACGTGCGTCATTCGGAAGTCAGCACCCAGGCGGTGATGGCCGAGTTCATGGCGGCCGGGCATTTTCAGCGTCACATCAGGCGGATGCGCCGGGCCGCGCTGGCTCGGCGTGACGCGTTGCTGGCCGGTTGGCCCAAAGGCATTCCGGGGGTCGGCACCCTGCCAACCGTCGTGGCCGGGCTGCATGTCACGGTGCCGGTGGAGAGTCTGGCCCGTGAGCGCGAGCTGATCGCCCAGGCGACGGCGGCGGGGGTCGAAGTCAATGGCCTGAGCAGCTATTGGCTGCCCAGCAGCACCACGCCCATCCACGGCGGGCTGGTGCTGGGCTTCGCCGCGGTCCCACCGGCGGCCATCGCAACCGCCCTGGCGAGCCTGGCGCAAGCCTGGAAGCCCTGA
- a CDS encoding GNAT family acetyltransferase encodes MLTSLADWKGAPTPSTQLIEGRFIRLEKLDPARHADGLWQALEGPGADPKLWDYLPYGPFSERQAFDAWLDNHAAHLDPYFFTVIDRANDQVQGILSLMSIVPAQGRIEIGHVTFGAAMQRSPKSTEAVYLLAREAFALGYRRLEWKCNNANARSRYAAERLGFTFEGVFRQHMVVKGQNRDTAWYSMLDSEWPVIGAAFEQWLSDENQREGGQVRSLAQCRSA; translated from the coding sequence ATGTTGACTTCACTGGCCGACTGGAAAGGCGCCCCGACGCCGTCCACCCAACTGATCGAAGGGCGTTTCATCCGCCTGGAAAAACTTGACCCGGCGCGCCATGCCGACGGTTTGTGGCAGGCGCTCGAAGGCCCGGGCGCCGATCCGAAGCTCTGGGACTACCTGCCCTACGGTCCCTTTTCCGAGCGCCAGGCGTTCGATGCCTGGCTGGACAACCATGCCGCCCACCTCGACCCGTACTTCTTCACGGTGATCGACCGCGCCAACGACCAGGTGCAAGGCATTCTCAGCCTGATGTCCATCGTTCCAGCACAAGGCCGCATCGAGATCGGCCATGTGACATTCGGCGCCGCGATGCAGCGCTCGCCGAAGAGCACCGAAGCGGTCTACCTGCTGGCCCGGGAAGCCTTCGCCCTGGGTTATCGGCGTCTGGAATGGAAATGCAACAACGCCAACGCCCGCTCGCGGTATGCGGCCGAACGGCTGGGGTTCACGTTTGAAGGGGTGTTCCGCCAGCACATGGTGGTCAAGGGGCAGAACCGCGATACCGCGTGGTACTCCATGCTGGATTCGGAGTGGCCGGTGATCGGCGCGGCGTTCGAACAATGGCTCAGCGACGAAAATCAGCGCGAAGGCGGCCAGGTGCGCAGCCTGGCGCAATGTCGCTCGGCGTGA
- a CDS encoding GNAT family acetyltransferase yields the protein MSLIQIRPVTADDHAAWLPLWQAYLTFYNTQLPEAVSHSTWQRLLDEREPTHGALAWRDDTAIGLVHFIYHRSNWSIENSCYLQDLLVTQQSRGTGVGRQLIEFVYTTAKADGCCKVHWLTHETNATAIQLYERIAERPGFIQFRKAL from the coding sequence ATGAGCCTCATCCAGATCCGCCCCGTGACCGCTGACGACCACGCCGCCTGGCTGCCGCTGTGGCAGGCCTACCTGACGTTCTACAACACACAGCTGCCGGAGGCGGTCAGCCACAGCACCTGGCAACGCCTGCTCGATGAGCGCGAGCCGACCCACGGGGCCCTGGCCTGGCGCGACGACACCGCCATCGGCCTGGTGCACTTCATTTATCACCGCTCGAACTGGAGCATCGAGAATTCCTGCTACCTGCAAGACCTGCTGGTAACCCAGCAGAGCCGTGGCACCGGCGTCGGTCGGCAGTTGATCGAGTTCGTCTACACCACCGCCAAGGCCGATGGCTGCTGCAAGGTGCATTGGCTGACCCATGAAACCAACGCCACCGCGATCCAGCTCTACGAGCGCATCGCCGAACGCCCCGGTTTCATCCAATTTCGCAAAGCCTTGTAA
- a CDS encoding homocysteine methyltransferase translates to MGAATTVILDGGMGRELQRRGAPFRQPEWSALALSEAPEAVEAVHAAYIASGANVITSNSYAVVPFHIGEARFAAEGQALAALAGALAQRAVLASGKAVRVAGSLPPLFGSYRPDLFDASRASELLTPLVTGLAPHVDLWLAETQSSTVEARAIHAGLPKDGKPFWLSFTLKDEDTDEVPRLRSGEPVAEAAAVAAELGVQALLFNCSQPEVIGAAIDAARETFERLGVAINMGAYANAFPPQPKEATANDGLDPLRDDLDPPGYLQWAADWQKRGASHLGGCCGIGPEHIAVLAQKLA, encoded by the coding sequence ATGGGCGCAGCAACGACAGTCATTCTCGATGGCGGCATGGGCCGCGAACTGCAACGCCGGGGCGCACCGTTCCGCCAGCCGGAGTGGTCGGCGCTGGCCTTGAGCGAAGCACCCGAGGCCGTGGAGGCCGTGCACGCGGCCTACATCGCCAGCGGCGCCAACGTGATCACCAGCAACAGCTACGCGGTGGTGCCGTTTCACATCGGCGAGGCGCGTTTCGCCGCCGAAGGCCAGGCGTTGGCCGCGTTGGCGGGGGCGTTGGCGCAACGGGCCGTGCTGGCATCCGGCAAAGCGGTGCGGGTGGCCGGCTCGCTGCCACCGTTGTTCGGTTCCTATCGGCCCGACCTGTTCGACGCCTCCCGTGCCAGCGAGCTGCTGACGCCCCTGGTCACCGGCCTGGCGCCCCATGTCGACCTGTGGCTGGCCGAGACCCAGAGTTCCACGGTCGAGGCGCGGGCGATCCACGCCGGGCTGCCGAAGGACGGCAAGCCGTTCTGGCTGTCGTTTACCTTGAAAGATGAAGACACCGACGAAGTGCCGCGCCTGCGTTCCGGTGAGCCGGTGGCGGAGGCCGCGGCGGTCGCGGCCGAACTGGGTGTCCAGGCACTGCTGTTCAACTGCAGCCAGCCGGAAGTGATCGGGGCGGCGATCGATGCCGCCCGTGAGACCTTCGAGCGCCTCGGGGTGGCGATCAACATGGGTGCCTATGCCAACGCCTTCCCGCCGCAACCGAAAGAAGCCACCGCCAATGACGGTCTGGACCCGCTGCGCGACGACCTCGATCCGCCGGGCTACCTGCAATGGGCGGCAGACTGGCAGAAACGTGGGGCCAGTCATCTGGGCGGCTGCTGCGGGATCGGCCCGGAGCACATTGCGGTGTTGGCGCAAAAGCTGGCCTGA
- a CDS encoding transcriptional regulator gives MYNPKAFAVEDLPQLHGMMAECRLALLVTHGEQGLQASHLPLLLDPQQGPNGSLYGHMARANPQWRDLEAGAEALVIFAGADAYVSPAFYPGKHEHGKVVPTWNYQAVHAYGRAEVFSDATRLRKLVSDLTDRHESGRTQPWRIDDAPAEYIDSMLKAIVGFALPLQRLEGKRKLSQNRSPADAAGVRQGLAASPDPQDQNVARLMSVFSPKE, from the coding sequence ATGTACAACCCCAAAGCCTTTGCCGTCGAAGACCTGCCCCAATTGCACGGGATGATGGCCGAATGTCGCCTGGCCTTGCTGGTCACCCACGGCGAGCAGGGCCTGCAGGCCAGCCACCTGCCGTTGCTGCTGGACCCGCAGCAAGGGCCCAACGGCAGCCTCTACGGGCACATGGCCCGGGCCAACCCGCAATGGCGCGACCTCGAAGCCGGCGCCGAAGCGCTGGTGATCTTCGCTGGAGCCGATGCCTACGTCAGCCCGGCGTTCTACCCAGGCAAACACGAGCACGGCAAGGTCGTGCCCACCTGGAACTACCAGGCCGTGCACGCTTATGGCCGCGCCGAGGTGTTCAGCGACGCGACGCGGCTGCGCAAACTGGTCAGCGACCTCACCGACCGCCATGAATCGGGGCGCACGCAACCATGGCGCATCGACGATGCACCGGCCGAGTACATCGACAGCATGCTCAAGGCCATCGTCGGCTTCGCCCTGCCCCTCCAGCGCCTGGAAGGCAAGCGCAAGCTCAGCCAGAACCGCAGCCCGGCGGATGCCGCCGGGGTACGCCAGGGGCTCGCCGCCAGCCCCGATCCACAGGACCAGAATGTCGCCCGCCTGATGTCCGTCTTTTCGCCCAAGGAGTGA